The genomic stretch AGGTATGGATGACATTCCTGGCGGCGGCAAGATTGTTCGCGCTGAAGTACCTTTGGCTGAGATGTTTGGTTATTCCACAGGTTTACGTTCATTGACTCAAGGTCGTGCAACTTACACCATGGAATTTAAGCATTATTCCGAAGCTCCAAAGAACGTGGCTGATGCAGTGATTGCTGCAAAGTCTAAGTAATTTTTAATTAACAATTATTTGAATTAAAGGCTGAAAAAATGGCAAAAGAGAAATTTGAGCGGACAAAACCGCACGTAAACGTAGGTACGATTGGTCACGTTGACCACGGTAAAACAACATTGACAGCAGCGATTGCTACTGTGTTGTCTGCTAAGTTCGGTGGCGAAGCAAAAGCGTATGACCAAATTGATGCTGCTCCAGAAGAGAAGGCACGTGGTATTACGATTAACACAGCTCACGTTGAGTACGAGACAGCCAACCGTCACTACGCACACGTTGACTGCCCAGGTCACGCTGACTACGTTAAGAACATGATTACTGGTGCTGCTCAGATGGACGGCGCTATTTTGGTAGTTTCTGCAGCAGACGGTCCTATGCCACAAACACGTGAGCACATCTTGTTGGCACGCCAAGTTGGTGTTCCATACATCATCGTGTTCATGAACAAGTGCGACATGGTTGACGATGCAGAATTGCTTGAGTTGGTAGAAATGGAAGTGCGTGAGTTGTTGTCTAAGTATGACTTCCCAGGCGACGACACACCAATCGTTAAAGGTTCTGCTAAGTTAGCGCTTGAGGGCGACAAAGGTGATCTAGGCGAAGGCGCGATCATGAAGTTGGCTGAAGCGTTAGACACATACATCCCAACACCAGAGCGTGCTGTTGACGGTGCATTCTTGATGCCTGTTGAAGACGTATTCTCTATTTCTGGTCGCGGTACAGTTGTGACTGGTCGTATTGAGCGCGGTATCGTTAAGGTTGGTGAAGAGATTGAAATTATCGGTATCAAGCCAACATTGAAGACAACATGTACAGGCGTTGAGATGTTCCGTAAGTTGTTAGACCAAGGTCAAGCTGGTGACAACGTAGGTATCTTGTTGCGCGGTACAAAGCGTGAAGAAGTTGAGCGTGGCCAAGTATTGGCTAAGCCAGGTTCTATTACGCCACATACACACTTCACAGCTGAGGTGTATGTATTGAGTAAAGATGAAGGTGGTCGTCACACACCATTCTTCAACAACTATCGTCCACAGTTCTACTTCCGTACAACAGACGTAACTGGTTCTATCGAATTGCCGAAAGACAAAGAGATGGTGATGCCAGGCGACAACGTAACAATTACTGTTAAGTTGATTGCACCGATCGCTATGGAAGAAGGTCTACGTTTCGCGATTCGTGAAGGTGGCCGTACTGTTGGTGCTGGTGTAGTTGCCAAAGTTTTAGATTAATAGTTTTGCAAAACGGTGACGTGAATGTTGCACGTCACCGCGCTCTTTAGATATATCGCGACAACATCGCACTGCTCTTTAGGATAAAAAATGCAAAATCAAAAAATTCGTATCAGATTGAAAGCTTTTGACTACCGTTTAATCGACCAGTCAGCAGCTGAAATTGTTGACACAGCAAAACGTACAGGTGCTGTTGTTAAGGGTCCAGTACCTTTGCCAACACGTATTGAGCGTTTTGACATTCTACGTTCACCACACGTTAATAAGACTTCACGTGACCAGTTAGAGATTCGTACTCATTTACGTCTAATGGATATCGTTGATCCAACTGAAAAAACAGTGGATGCCTTGATGAAATTGGACTTGCCAGCTGGCGTAGACGTAGAAATCAAGTTGCAATAAGTGAAAAAAGGCTATTGCAGAGCCCTAAAAAGGGCGCTACAATAGTCGGCTTCCCGGAATTTCCGGGAATTGTTGTTAATTAAGCAGTATTTATAAATTTCCGCTGGCCAATCGTAGTCAGCATTGGAGTATTAATATGAGCCTAGGCTTGATCGGCCGTAAGGTCGGCATGACCCGCCTCTTCACTGAAGAGGGTGATGCTGTACCGGTCACAGTTATCGACGTAAGCGATAACCGCATTGCGCAAATTAAAACCGAAGAAACGGACGGTTATACATCTGTTCAGTTAGCTTTCGGTACGCGCCGTGCCTCACGCGTGCTTAAACCACAAGCTGGTCACTATGCAAAAGCTGGTGTATTGGCAGGTAGCGCACTAAACGAATTCCGCATTGACGCAGCTAAAGCTGGTGAGCTTAAAGTTGGCGACATTATCGGTCTTGATACATTTGCAGTTGGTCAAAAAGTTGACGTGCAAGGTACTACGATTGGTAAGGGTTACGCCGGTACTATTAAGCGTTACCACTTCGCTTCTGGTCGTGCATCACACGGTAACTCACGTTCACATAATGTTCCTGGCTCTATCGGTATGGCTCAGGATCCAGGTCGTGTTTTCCCAGGTAAGCGTATGACAGGTCACTTGGGTGACGTAACTCGTACAGTTCAAAATCTTGAAGTTGCTCGTATCGACGCAGAACGTAAATTGCTCTTAATTAAAGGCGCAATTCCTGGTTCACGCGGCGGCAAAGTCATCATTACACCAGCAGTTAAAGCTGCTGCTGTTAAATAAGGAGCGCGCACATGGAATTAAAGCTCCTACAAGCTGACGGAAAAATTGGTGCAGGCGTTAACGCTTCACCAGAAGTTTTCGAGCGTGAATATAACGAAGCATTGATTCACCAGATCGTTGTTGCTTATCAAGCCAACGCTCGCAGTGGTAATCGTGCTCAAAAAGACCGTGAACAAGTTAAACATACAACGAAGAAGCCATGGCGCCAAAAAGGTACTGGCCGCGCTCGTGCTGGTATGTCATCTTCACCATTGTGGCGCGGGGGTGGTCGTATATTCCCTAACTCGCCTGAAGAGAACTTTTCACACAAAGTTAACAAGAAAATGTATCGCGCAGGTATGCGTTCAATTTTCTCTCAATTGGCTCGCGAAGGCCGCCTCAACATCGTTGAGAGCTTTAGCGTAGATGCTCCAAAGACAAAGCTATTGGCTGAAAAAGTTAAGGCAATGGGCTTGGAATCAGTATTAATTATTGCTGACAAGGTTGAAGAAAACTTGTACTTGGCATCACGTAACTTGCATAAAGTTGCTGTTGTTGAGGCTCAGCACGCTGACCCGCTTTCTTTGATCCACTTCCAAAAAGTGTTGATTCTTAAGTCAGCTGTTGCGCAAATTGAGGAGATGCTCAAATGATCGCTACACGTAAAAATGACCATCGCTTGATGCAAGTTTTGTTGGGCCCAGTGATTTCTGAAAAAGCAACATTTGTTGCTGACAAGAATGAGCAAGTTGTATTCCAAGTGGCTCGCGATGCAAACAAGTTAGAAATTAAAGCTGCTGTTGAATTGTTATTCAAGGTGCAGGTTGAGTCAGTGCAGGTTGTAAATCAAAAAGGTAAAGCAAAGCGCTTTGGCCGTTTTGAAGGTCGTCGCAACCACACTAAGAAGGCTTATGTTTCTTTGAAACCAGGTCAAGAAATCAATTTTGAAGCGGAGGCAAATTAATTATGCCGCTAATGAAAACCAAACCAACATCACCTGGACGTCGTTCCATGGTGAAGGTGGTCAATCCAGACTTGCATAAGGGTAAGCCTTTTGCGGGATTGATTGAGCCACAACATCAAAAATCTGGTCGTAACAATAACGGTCATATCACTACACGCCATAAGGGCGGTGGTCATAAGCATCACTATCGTGTTGTTGACTTCAAACGTAACGACAAAGATGGTATTCCAGCAAAGATTGAACGTCTTGAATACGACCCTAACCGTAGCGCAAACTTGGCATTGCTAGTTTTTGCTGATGGTGAGCGTCGTTACATCATCGCTCCTAAGGGTGCGGTGGTTGGTCAAGCGATTATGAGTGGTTCAGAAGCGCCAATTAAAGTTGGTAATAACTTGCCACTACGTAACATTCCAGTTGGTAGCACAATCCACTGCGTGGAAATGTTGCCAGGTAAAGGTGCACAAATGGTTCGTTCTGCTGGCGCATCAGCAGTTCTTTTGGCTCGTGAAGGTGTTTACGGTCAAGTACGTTTGCGCTCTGGTGAAGTTCGTCGTGTACATATCGAGTGCCGTGCAACGATTGGTGAAGTGGGCAATGAAGAGCATAGCCTACGTCAAATCGGTAAAGCTGGTGCAACTCGCTGGCGCGGTATTCGTCCAACAGTTCGCGGTGTTGCTATGAACCCAGTCGATCACCCACATGGTGGTGGTGAAGGTCGTACAGGTGAAGGTCGTGTTCCAGTATCTCCATGGGGCACACCAACTAAGGGTTATAGAACACGTCGCAATAAGCGTACGACAAGCATGATTGCTCAACGTCGTCAAAAGCGCTAATAGAATAAGGAAATAGACATGACGCGCTCAGCTAAAAAAGGCCCATTCTGCGAAGTTAGCCTAGTTAAAAAGGTTGAAACTGCAGTAGCCAACAAAGATAAGAAGCCTATCAAGACATGGTCACGCCGTTCGACCATTCTCCCTGACTTCATTGGTCTCACAATCGCCGTTCACAATGGTCGTCAGCATGTACCTGTGTACATCACTGAAAACATGGTTGGACATAAGCTTGGTGAGTTTGCGCTAACGCGCACCTTCAAAGGTCATGCGGCCGACAAGAAAGCTAAGAAGTAAGAGGACGATATGGAATCTAAAGCTATTCACCGCAGCGCCCGCATTTCTGCGCAAAAAACACGTTTGGTTGCTGACCAAATTCGTGGATTGCCAATTGCTCGCGCTTTAAACATCTTAACTTTCAGCCCTAAAAAAGCTGCTTTCATCATGAAAAAAGTAGTTGAGTCTGCTGTTGCTAATGCAGAGCACAACTCAGGTGCTGATATTGATGAGCTCAAAGTTAAAGCTGTCACAGTAGATAAAGCAACTTCACTTAAGCGTTTCACTGCTCGTGCTAAGGGCCGTGGTAACAAAATTGAAAAGCAAACTTGTCACATTACTGTGACTTTGAGCAACTAAGGAAGAGACATGGGTCAGAAAATACATCCAACCGGATTTCGTCTCTCGGTAAGCCGTAACTGGACTTCACGCTGGTATGCCAACAGCAACGACTTTGCAAAAATGTTGCAAGAAGACGTTGAAGTACGTAGCTACCTTAAGAAGAAATTAAAAAATGCATCAGTTAGCAAAGTGGTTATCGAGCGTCCTGCAAAGAACGCAAAGATCACTATCTATAGCTCACGCCCTGGTGTTGTTATTGGTAAAAAAGGCGAAGACATCGAAGTATTGCGCAAAGAATTGCAAAAGCGCATGGGTGTGCCTGTACATGTGAATATTGAAGAAATTCGCAAGCCTGAAGTAGATGCTCAGTTAATTGCTGACTCTATTACTCAACAGCTTGAGAAACGTATCATGTTCCGTCGTGCGATGAAGCGTGCTATGCAAAGCGCGATGCGCTTAGGCGCTCAAGGTATCAAGATTATGAGTGCAGGCCGTTTAAATGGTGCTGAAATTGCTCGTACAGAATGGTACCGTGAAGGTCGAGTGCCTCTTCATACATTGAAGGCTGATATTGAGTATGCAACTTCAGAAGCTGAAACAACATACGGCATCATCGGTGTAAAAGTTTGGGTTTACAAAGGCGACACATTGGGTCGTACTGATGTAAACGCAGTAGCGCCTGCTTCACCAGAAGTAGACCAAGAGAAAAAAGCTCGTCGACCAGCAACACGTGCACCACGTAAAGCTAAAGAAGACGGCGATAAGCCAGCAGCTGATGCTAAGCCAGCAGTAAAACGCGTGCGCAAAGTAACTAAGCCTGCTGAGAAGGCTGGAGAATAATTATGTTGCAACCAAAACGTCGTAAGTACCGTAAGGAACAAAAAGGTCGCAACACAGGTGTTGCGACTCGCGGAAGTAGCGTGTCTTTTGGAGACTTTGGTTTGAAAGCTGTTGGTCGTGGTCGATTAACTGCTCGTCAAATTGAGGCTGCTCGTCGCGCAATGACTCGTCACATTAAACGTGGTGGTCGTATTTGGATCCGAATTTTCCCGGACAAGCCGATTTCACAAAAGCCTGCAGAAGTTCGTATGGGTAACGGTAAAGGTAACCCAGAGTACTACGTAGCTGAAATCCAACCGGGTAAAGTTTTGTATGAGATGGATGGTGTAGACGAAGTATTGGCGCGTGAGGCATTTAGACTTGCTGCCGCTAAGTTGCCTATTCAAACTACATTTGTTGTGCGCCAAATCGGCGCCTAATCTGGACGGGACAAAATGAAAGCTTCTGATTTAAACGCTAAAGACGTTAAATCTTTAAACCAAGAGCTATCTGAGTTGCTTAAGGCGCAATTTAAGTTGCGTATGCAAAAAGCGACTCAGCAGCTTCAAGATAGTAGCCAATTAGGCAAAGTAAAGCGCGATATCGCTCGTGTTAAGACTGTTATTGCTCAGAAAGCGAGCCAAAAATGACTGAAACAAAAAAATCTTTGCGCCGCACTTTGATCGGTCGCGTAGTTAGCGACAAGATGCAAAAGACTGTAACTGTGTTGGTTGAGCGTCGTGTAAAGCATCCTTTGTATGGCAAATATGTTGCTAAATCAAAGAAATACCATGCGCATGACGAAACAAATCAGTTCAAAGCTGGTGATACGGTTGAGATTGCAGAATCTAAGCCAATTTCACGTAGCAAGTCTTGGGTTGTTACACGTTTAGTGCAAGCAGCTAAAGGCATTTAAAAAGTGAAAAAACGGGCTTGCAAATCACTTGCAGGCCTGTTATAGTAGTGGGCTCTCCGCGGTTGATTGCGGCGAGAAATTTATTCAGTAGTACAAATCCGGGGTTTTAGCTGCAAAGCGACGGGCCCCTCAACGGAACCAAGACTGAATGCCTATGGCGCTCAAGTTGGGGATAAAAAGATGATTCAAACTGAAAGCAGACTAGAGGTTGCCGATAATACCGGTGCCCGCGAAGTGTTGTGCATCAAGGTGCTCGGTGGTTCAAAACGCCGTTATGCAAGCATTGGTGACATCATTAAAGTGACGGTAAAAGATGCCGCGCCGCGTGGACGTGTTAAAAAAGGCGATATTTATAACGCAGTCGTAGTACGTACTGCTAAGGGTGTACGCCGTCCTGATGGCTCACTTATTAAATTTGATTCTAATGCGGCCGTTTTGCTAAATGCAAAACTAGAGCCAATTGGAACACGTATTTTCGGGCCAGTAACGCGTGAATTGCGTACTGAGCGCTTCATGAAAATCGTTTCTCTCGCTCCAGAAGTTATTTAAGAGGTCGATATGAATAAGATTCGTAAAGGCGACCAAGTAATTGTAATTACTGGCCGCGATAAAGGAAAAAAAGGCACAGTTACACAGATTCTTGACGGCAAATTGCTAGTTGAGGGTGTAAATGTGTACAAGAAAAACGTTAAGCCAAATCCAGCGACTGGCGCTACAGGCGGTGTAGTTGATAAAACTATGCCAATCGAAGTGTCTAACGTTGCATTGGTTGACGCAAACGGCAAACCTTCTCGCGTTGGCATTAAAGAAGCTGACGGCAAGAAAGTTCGTTACCTCAAGACAACTGGCGCTGTATTAGCCGCCTAAGCCGAGGATAAATAAATATGTCAGCACGTTTACAAAGCTTCTATAAAGAAAAAGTTGCAGCAGACTTGATGAAAAAGTTTGGCTACAAATCTGTTATGGAAGTTCCACGTATCACTAAGATCACATTGAACATGGGTTTGGGTGAAGCGATTAATGAT from Polynucleobacter sp. MWH-Spelu-300-X4 encodes the following:
- the rplN gene encoding 50S ribosomal protein L14, translating into MIQTESRLEVADNTGAREVLCIKVLGGSKRRYASIGDIIKVTVKDAAPRGRVKKGDIYNAVVVRTAKGVRRPDGSLIKFDSNAAVLLNAKLEPIGTRIFGPVTRELRTERFMKIVSLAPEVI
- the rplB gene encoding 50S ribosomal protein L2; this translates as MPLMKTKPTSPGRRSMVKVVNPDLHKGKPFAGLIEPQHQKSGRNNNGHITTRHKGGGHKHHYRVVDFKRNDKDGIPAKIERLEYDPNRSANLALLVFADGERRYIIAPKGAVVGQAIMSGSEAPIKVGNNLPLRNIPVGSTIHCVEMLPGKGAQMVRSAGASAVLLAREGVYGQVRLRSGEVRRVHIECRATIGEVGNEEHSLRQIGKAGATRWRGIRPTVRGVAMNPVDHPHGGGEGRTGEGRVPVSPWGTPTKGYRTRRNKRTTSMIAQRRQKR
- the rpsC gene encoding 30S ribosomal protein S3: MGQKIHPTGFRLSVSRNWTSRWYANSNDFAKMLQEDVEVRSYLKKKLKNASVSKVVIERPAKNAKITIYSSRPGVVIGKKGEDIEVLRKELQKRMGVPVHVNIEEIRKPEVDAQLIADSITQQLEKRIMFRRAMKRAMQSAMRLGAQGIKIMSAGRLNGAEIARTEWYREGRVPLHTLKADIEYATSEAETTYGIIGVKVWVYKGDTLGRTDVNAVAPASPEVDQEKKARRPATRAPRKAKEDGDKPAADAKPAVKRVRKVTKPAEKAGE
- the rplX gene encoding 50S ribosomal protein L24, translated to MNKIRKGDQVIVITGRDKGKKGTVTQILDGKLLVEGVNVYKKNVKPNPATGATGGVVDKTMPIEVSNVALVDANGKPSRVGIKEADGKKVRYLKTTGAVLAA
- the rplP gene encoding 50S ribosomal protein L16 produces the protein MLQPKRRKYRKEQKGRNTGVATRGSSVSFGDFGLKAVGRGRLTARQIEAARRAMTRHIKRGGRIWIRIFPDKPISQKPAEVRMGNGKGNPEYYVAEIQPGKVLYEMDGVDEVLAREAFRLAAAKLPIQTTFVVRQIGA
- the rplW gene encoding 50S ribosomal protein L23, producing the protein MIATRKNDHRLMQVLLGPVISEKATFVADKNEQVVFQVARDANKLEIKAAVELLFKVQVESVQVVNQKGKAKRFGRFEGRRNHTKKAYVSLKPGQEINFEAEAN
- the rplV gene encoding 50S ribosomal protein L22, coding for MESKAIHRSARISAQKTRLVADQIRGLPIARALNILTFSPKKAAFIMKKVVESAVANAEHNSGADIDELKVKAVTVDKATSLKRFTARAKGRGNKIEKQTCHITVTLSN
- the rpsQ gene encoding 30S ribosomal protein S17, translating into MTETKKSLRRTLIGRVVSDKMQKTVTVLVERRVKHPLYGKYVAKSKKYHAHDETNQFKAGDTVEIAESKPISRSKSWVVTRLVQAAKGI
- the tuf gene encoding elongation factor Tu, translating into MAKEKFERTKPHVNVGTIGHVDHGKTTLTAAIATVLSAKFGGEAKAYDQIDAAPEEKARGITINTAHVEYETANRHYAHVDCPGHADYVKNMITGAAQMDGAILVVSAADGPMPQTREHILLARQVGVPYIIVFMNKCDMVDDAELLELVEMEVRELLSKYDFPGDDTPIVKGSAKLALEGDKGDLGEGAIMKLAEALDTYIPTPERAVDGAFLMPVEDVFSISGRGTVVTGRIERGIVKVGEEIEIIGIKPTLKTTCTGVEMFRKLLDQGQAGDNVGILLRGTKREEVERGQVLAKPGSITPHTHFTAEVYVLSKDEGGRHTPFFNNYRPQFYFRTTDVTGSIELPKDKEMVMPGDNVTITVKLIAPIAMEEGLRFAIREGGRTVGAGVVAKVLD
- the rplD gene encoding 50S ribosomal protein L4 yields the protein MELKLLQADGKIGAGVNASPEVFEREYNEALIHQIVVAYQANARSGNRAQKDREQVKHTTKKPWRQKGTGRARAGMSSSPLWRGGGRIFPNSPEENFSHKVNKKMYRAGMRSIFSQLAREGRLNIVESFSVDAPKTKLLAEKVKAMGLESVLIIADKVEENLYLASRNLHKVAVVEAQHADPLSLIHFQKVLILKSAVAQIEEMLK
- the rpsJ gene encoding 30S ribosomal protein S10, yielding MQNQKIRIRLKAFDYRLIDQSAAEIVDTAKRTGAVVKGPVPLPTRIERFDILRSPHVNKTSRDQLEIRTHLRLMDIVDPTEKTVDALMKLDLPAGVDVEIKLQ
- the rpmC gene encoding 50S ribosomal protein L29, whose amino-acid sequence is MKASDLNAKDVKSLNQELSELLKAQFKLRMQKATQQLQDSSQLGKVKRDIARVKTVIAQKASQK
- the rplC gene encoding 50S ribosomal protein L3, with protein sequence MSLGLIGRKVGMTRLFTEEGDAVPVTVIDVSDNRIAQIKTEETDGYTSVQLAFGTRRASRVLKPQAGHYAKAGVLAGSALNEFRIDAAKAGELKVGDIIGLDTFAVGQKVDVQGTTIGKGYAGTIKRYHFASGRASHGNSRSHNVPGSIGMAQDPGRVFPGKRMTGHLGDVTRTVQNLEVARIDAERKLLLIKGAIPGSRGGKVIITPAVKAAAVK
- the rpsS gene encoding 30S ribosomal protein S19, which encodes MTRSAKKGPFCEVSLVKKVETAVANKDKKPIKTWSRRSTILPDFIGLTIAVHNGRQHVPVYITENMVGHKLGEFALTRTFKGHAADKKAKK